GAAAAATCTGAATGTGGTGACATTTCAAAGTGTCGTGCCGCACACGAAACAGTCCAGTGTGTTCTACAGTGCCACAGTTGTCACAAAGGCAAGGACTCCACAATGGTATACACAGCAAAGTGGAATCTATGTCTTTATTTGTAGTTATTATcgactgaaaacatttggattTGACACCAAAATTTGaatatgggtttacatgttggCTACACACATACGGACAGTTAGGCTAAATTAATTTTCCCACTGGGACATGATATCGTCTACCTGCACATGTTCTTCGAGTCCCTGTTGCTCGGCTGCTGACTGATGCTACGTTTGTTCCAAATCTGAGGCTACACTGCTTCTGTCCACCATGGCCAAACTTTTCCCAACATTCTTTGCACTCAGtcctgttaaaaaataaaagaaaaggtaTTCACTGCTCTTCActttgatttttggggggtctttTTCCCCCTTCTACACACAGCATTCAATAATGAAAACACCATCCAGAAAAGTTTCCAGTTACATAATCTCAACCCCACACTGAGTTTCTAGGGCACCCGGGCAAGGAGAAAATTTGCAAACCAGAGTCCAGTCACCGGACTACATGTACTATTACAGTACAAGTAAAATCATGCGAGAGCCAAAATATGAGCGGAGCTACAGTGTGAGCAAAGATTAGCGTTGTGCAGTTTTAGCTTCTTTTTCCCAGTTTTAGCTTCTCATAAGCGGCATAAGGTAGTCAGTCAAATATGTAGCTAGATTTGTTGCTTTTCTGAAAATGAGTCACTGGAGGGGTTTGAAAAGTTGCTAAATTGGCAACACAGAGTagtgcttgttttgtttcaatgccCGAGTCctgacaccaacacacacacacatacacattatgGTAACGGTGGGCATAGTTAGCATTTGCATGGGACACTGAGTTGATTAAGAGCAGTGTCTGATATGTAGATGTCTAGTGTTTTGCTATTCTTAATTCTTTGTATATTTTGTCCAAAGAATATCAGTTTTTATTCAGACATCGGAAATTGTTTTGACATTGCCGAAAAATTGCACAATGTCAACTTAAAGTAGATGAATATTTAACTGTCATGGAAATGTAAAAGAAGGTACCTGTTGTTTATAGTAAATTGAAAATCCATTAAAACTGTTCAGTGCTGTATAACTTGGATAACAAATGACGACACtacttttcttcttcaaaaactTGTTGAAGTCTGTGTTGAAGCTTccatttccacacacacacacacacacacacacacacacacaaaaagaaaaataggccCAGTGAATTGAGCTCCCGCCTGATCGGTTTCATTTTTGCGTAAGGTCAGGCAACACAGCGGTTCAAATGTTTATCTGTCACTTCAGAGGTCTGTGGTTGCCAGTGTGGGATCTTAAAACCTTTAAATCCAACTTCAAAGTTGGATTTAAAGGTTTTAAGATCTTCTGATAACATGTAGCGCCATAGCGTCATAATACCCAGCATATCAGGCCGAGACAAGAAACAAGGCCGTCCTTTTTTCGCGGATGGTGCACATTCCTAGCTCTTCAaacattttgtgtgggtttttttgcttgttttttttttaaaccaccgtATTATTTTCTATTGGATTCCGGCTCCATTGCATACAGTGTGCATCACATGTACTATGCATAGTCATCTCGCACCATGTGTACAAGTTGGTCACGCTCCTGCGAGATGCGATCCGCCACAGAAACAACGGCTTCCAGGTAAGTGCGCGTCTTGCCCTCCTTCAGCACGCACTCGTCCTTCTGCTGCTTCAGTGCGCTTAGATGCCTCTTTGTCCTTCTGCAATTGATAAGGGTTAAAACGGAATCAGTAATTGTCCGAAGAAAGCAAAATCAGCAGATGATATTCCATCGGCAGATAGCGGCTAGATGGATGCATAGATGGATGGCTACACGATGCATCATAGCCGGATGATTGCTCGATAAACGGAGAAGCTGCTCAATACGAACTTGCGGTCACATTCACCTGTTGGCTTGTCTGCTCTTCTCTAGCTCCTCCTGCGCCCTCTCCACAGCCGCCATCAGTTTAGCATTGTCTGCTCGCAGGCTTTGATTTTGATGGCGGAGGGCTTGCGCCTCATCCTCCTCACTTCtgtttttgctctgctcctgtTCTAGCTGCCTGAAAAGTGTGATAAGAACCAGAAAATGGAACTTAGTGCCGCAGGGGAAAGCATGCCGCACCCAATGCACCTTGAAAGCAACTCAACTGACTAAATATCACTTCGGACCAACACCTAATTTGGATTAATGCGATATTGGTACACTTTTTATACACTACAGATTAGCATTGAATCTTCCACAATCTTGCCTTGGATTTCTATCGTCAATTCCATTGACTTGATGCTGGGTTTGTGTTTTGAGAGTGACTGTTAGAGTCcccaaatcaactttttttttttgcgctcatCAATTATATAATGTATATTGACCATGGAGTAAACAAGCGGCTCAGTCTGTTACACCCCCTCCGTAGCCAGTTGGAGTTGCAATAGTCGtctttttatccattttcagGTTACTGATTACCAGCATGGGATTTAGTTTATTTGGCACACTTTGTCATAGTACTAAATTTTTTTAGGTCATAGTTTGTCACTGCTGATGCCAATCacagccagacctcactcaacCCTCTTGTCCCTCACAACCTCAGTGGAACCTGTGAATGCCTTCTTCAAACATTAGTGAGAAGTGGAGCAAGAGTCTGGCAGGGGTGTGAGTTACCCATGATCTCTGAAACCAAATCATGTCCAGTCAACAGAGGTTAACACAGGTTGACTCAAATTACGCAGTAGAAAACAAGATTCACCTGAGGTCAAGTCAGAAAACCGTAGCAAAAGCTGTGTTCAATTATTGATgtgacttaaaaagaaaaaaaatgatgatcttTTTCTGTTGTCAGAGTGTTGTGTGTTACATTTTGGAATACGGAGTTGTGATTTCCTTTCCGGACGCATTGTATAACAGTTAAGATGATGATATCATAACCCGCTTTGGCAGAGGTAGTGCAACGCCCTACCGCCTGAGCTTCCCGCTGATGCTGCAGTGCTCGTCCCAGGTAACGGCGTCCTGGAGGCAGGTCCTCAGAGTGAGCACCTCCCTTTCGCTTTGCTGTGCTTCCCTCCTACTCTCGTCCACTTGCTCCTGCAAACGCTGGTTGTCTGCCTCGAGCAGCATCAGCCGCTTGGACACTCCGGACACTGCACAGGGGAAGAATGGGAAGACTGATAGATGGAAGGACAAATAGATGGATGACAGATGCATAGACTGACGATGGACGTATGGCTGGATGGGTAGGTAGATCAGAGACCTTCAGACAGGTGTTTGCTGTGCTCGGCCTCAGTCTTGGCATTCAGAGCCTCCAGCTGCTCACTCAGCAGCTGATTCTCTTGCAGCACCAGCATGGCCAGCTGCTGCACTTGGTGGCTGCACACATTGACACAAACACAACTTCCTTATgcaattttcatcatttttaacaCATTCTGTTTTCCGACTTACAATTTCAAATCttactacagtggtacctctacttacaagcGTCTCTTCAtgagaaattttcaagttacgaaacgccgcaactggaaaatattgcctcttggtatgaaagaaatttcaagatacaaaacatagaaatacagtatgggctgctactcgcagctctgagtttcctgaacgcaacatacttggagctgctctgccattggctatcccccgagcatcatcctggcatccgattggctaagagggaccacTATGTATGTGTctctgtgtgtagatagatccatgatgtgtctatgcagcgtcctcatcaATCGCCCCTCAGGCAATGAGGTGTTCCgacagttttacgtaaatgggaatcacccagaaaaagtgttcaccagtcgggcactcgctcacgatgctgatgtttgccttggatattttcaaaggattgttaaaagccgacaaaagcaaacgtccttggatcagttctttacaaaacgccacgaataaaaaaacacttctgagagaaaacatgaactaaagagggcaaaaaacgatgaggatgcagttacaTGTTAAAtgagcatcatttttattctttactctgcacaactctcatttaatgGGCAATAATCAAAttctaacatgtatttgttacatattttgatgcatttttatgctttataaaacatgtatgtcagaatttgggggtggggagctTGGAATGGAttcgggcatttacatggaaaacgtgtctctacttacaaattttctagttaagaaattacTTGCAGATCACATTAGTTTCATGAGGTTGTGTCTTGTATTTACCATTCCTCTTGGCTGAGGCCTCTAGTCTTCTTGGCCATTTCACGGTGAAACATCTCATTTTCTTTCACCACCTCCTCTACGTGTACCCGAAgcttcttcacctcctcctGCGGCAATCAATCACATTCTGTGGTCAAGCTTGATAAAACTAATTGGCTTAACCGTGATGCGTCTTACCTCAGCAGTGCGTAGGAGAGCGTCTTTCTCATTCAACATATCTTCGTAGGCCAACATCAGAGGAGACAAATACTTCATGTCCACCTAGGCCAAGGACAGACGTCAACAGAGTACAACctagactggttgccagccaaccgcagggcacatgaaataaacatgtacactcacatttatttcatggcccccccccacccttcataTTACGAATCTTAAAATGCAGCTATTCCCTTAAATTGCTCGACAGCCATTTTGGAAAAGGCTTAATCATTGTAAACCATTTTGTGATAACAACACAATTGATATGCCACCACTAACACATTTGAAATGCGTCTTGGCTCCTCCATTGCTATCTTTAACAGCTGACACTGTCGTCTTGGCAACAACCGAGAGAGCCTGTGAGCCATCAACATGACTTTCAAGATAAATCGCCTGATTTATATGCAACAATTATCGCAAAGAATTGCAATAAGCTTACTCCGAGCAGTTTTCATCAGTTACTAACCAGCCATGGAGGAGGAGAGCCCGTCTTTGGTAGGCTGCTTAATCTGGAGCTCTGCAACACAAATTATAACAACACAGTCAACGAgaaattgcaatttttgtcaaatttgtgCAGGAATGCTCACGACCTGACGCCAGACCGAAATGCtgtcaaatgaattgaaatggaaGTGGTATTTGGGAAcattaaaaatgagtaaattatAGTACTGGTAGTAAGAATTGATTGACTACCAACTTGCAAACGGTTGCTTGTCAAACACATGGCAAGATAGCAACCTGATTAAAGGAGGCAAGCACGTTAGAAAATCTACGAATGGGTGTTTGTTGTGGCTGTCACTGCAGTacgaatgttgttgtttgtaccTCCTGCTTGTTGAGTATCCTGTATTTGGTCTGGTAGGCGCTCAGCTCCACACTGAGACGATGGACGGTGCGCTTGAGAGCGTCGTTTTCATCTACTAGCTCCTGAGCCTGCTGCCTTGCGTCATGTAGCTCTGCTCGcatgactgaagaaaaaaaaaacacaaaatcagtTTATAGTATGAACCCTCTGGGCTTTATGGAGGCCATTTGGGTTCACCTTGTCGGTAGTTTAGTCTGTCTGAGTTTGTAATTTCCAACTTCAGCTCTTTAATATATGAATAATATATTGTTTACATCAAACTGTACATTTAAGCACTATCATAGCTACGTTTAGTCAATTGAGTCCCTTGAACAATTACGGTAAATTTCTTGTTATCGACTGGATGGAATCATACTGAaaagcgcttataaataaaatgtattattattattattattatactgttTGGTTAAAATGGGTTCCACTATTGATGCAACACTCGAACATTTTtattggtttttgttttctaacATGGGTGATCATTTCTTGGACAATCAAGCAATTTCAAGTTGAAAGAAATATGTACCTGTAGGCGAGGTCCTGATTGGCTGGGCTCGCCCGCGACTCACTTCCTGTTCCAGGTGTCGCAGCTTCTCCTCCAGCAAGGCGTTCTTCTCTGTCAAGGCTTTCACTGCTTCACAGTCCTCAGTCAGGACTTTGGACTGGCGAGGTAGCTTACTCTGCGCTTTTGGCTCTTTGGGGTGGCTAGTGGCTGCACAGGAAATGGATGACAAGAAATGTTTTGGAATGCGAGAAGAAGAACACTGTGGAGGTTATAGATGCCTACATGGCATGTCTTCCTTCTTCTCTGTGGAGTCTTTTCTCTTCTTCAGTTTCTTGCTGCCACTGGCTTGAGGAAGCACATTGATGTTTTCCCTCTGGAATTCTGTCAAAAGTCATTCGACTaatcgttaaaaaaaagaaaaataatcaccCAAATCAATGAGTTTAGACATAACAGAACTTTATAAAACCGATCTCTTGAGggcatactgtacagtatttacatggTTGCGTAGTGCACGATATTATTATGCACCCTCTTCAATTTATCTTTTCATTATCTTGGAGTGTGCATTCTTGCTTTTTCTGGtttattaataatatattttatttgatattagtTTAATTAAAAATGTCCCCCTTTTCCCACCGACAGATGGGTACACTCTGCAAATGAGTTCAAGCAAATTTGTgattatatgggggtggggggttcacaGAAGGAAGAATTGAGACCAAGGAACGCTATATTCTTTTCCCCAACTgctcaagacaatattgtgatGATATTAATAGATGAAATATTGGAAAAAGACTCACCTTGCAAGGGCACTAAGTTTTACTGTTGTCAACTATGCCTGCACGGTATCGTTAATAGAAGTGTTGACATGACTTCAAATAGGAACACTGTATTCTCCTCTGTAGTGATTGTGAGATTGCATGCTTTCTTCTGGATGTATGGTGAATGACAAGCATCAACTAACTGGAAATCTTGTGTGACAGGTGATTAGTACCTGGAGAAGATTCCCTGCTGGTCAACATCGGACTTGACTGAGGCAAACTTGTCTGGAAAGCAAGAAGAAACATTGTTTGTAATAATACTAACTTTAATCACTTCTAAGTGAAACAGATTCGTTTGATACTTGTTCTGGGTGTCATTGAAGTCTGAGGCTAGTACCTATCCGTCGTACTGTGTAAAATAGCGCCACCCGGTGTCGTTGTTTGGTTTCACTTCATTCACAAAGGCTCCCAATGTCAAGGTTCAAGACTCACAGGCGTGTGGTGACATGATTCAATGCAACACCAAAgggtacatttttttgtgtgttattaATTTTCCAGTAACACTTTTTTCTTGGAACTTCTTGCTTATGAGATTTGCCTTTTTAGTGTTTGATATTTAATAGAAAGTACAGAGTAATGCTTCAATATGCTAAATTTAATGTGTATATTATTTAAACTTGCCTCACGGACCTTCATAAGGTCTGTGGCATCAATTTCTTTTAGTGTCTGTCCAACTTGTTGGTTAATGacctttattttgtcattttgtacaCATGATTTTTCCCCCTGTTTTTTAGGACAAACTGATTTGTATTTACCTTTACTTGTTTTATCATTTATTGTTGCCTTCTTCAGAAGTTGTCAGCTGAGCACTGTGACGTGTCTATCATAAGCATCAGCTGGTTAAAACACACCTGACAGCGCTCAGCTGACAACTTCTGAAGTAGGCGTCAGGGAACGTCAAAACTAGTAAAGGTAATACAAACACTgcctattaaaataaaaaaatatttgtccaaATTGCTTTTGCTGAGCTCGTCTTTCTTTgttatatttaatacagagaAGGATTCAATGTGCATTCAGACTTGTCAACTGTGTTGACCCTCACTGAGTGCTTTAACGCCAAAGCGCAGACTAGTGCTTCCATGTCTGAAGACTTCTTCCGACTATCCAGAGTACGGTAGACatattcctcctcctccatgccTCCTCGTCCATCTTCCACTTCCtccccctcttcctcttcaGCAGCCTGGTGCTGCAGTTCCTCTTCGGAGTGATTAGAGGAAGACAGAGGTGGACGAGCCAGAAAGCCTTCTGACCATCGATCACTGAGGAGAATGGACAACGCAAGTTAGAATAAGGAAAATAACTAGAAAGGCTCTTCATGGCATGAATAGTTATGGAGGGAACATGTGTGTCACCGTGTGTAGATGTTGCGCTCAGAAAGCAAGCACTCTGATTGGTCACTCTCAGAGAAAGACCGGGGACGGGCCTGTGGGAGCACCCATGTCTGTCCGGTCAGCGAAGAAGATAAAATGGCAGCCGCTAAGGCCGATCTgcggacaaacaaaacaaagtaattTGCCGGATAATATTAATACAGTATCTGCGGATTAAAGCAAAATAGACACCTGGTACTGGagtaaataaatcacaaatgtATACGGATTTAAGCTCTCTGTGACTCTGTCAGTGTAAGATGCAATTTTCCACACCCCTCATCCATGTTTCATTTTCCTCTTTTAAAGTTAGTATCATTGCCAGTACGCCGTCTGTGTTCCACCGTGGTGGGACAGGGTGTTTAACACCCACCATTCACTTCTGCAGGCCTGACAAGTAATACATCACACCAGACGTTTGCACATCCAATGCCTGTTACGTACTGTATGAATAATAGGTTGGAGAAAAGGCAGACTGGTGAGAAACAATAAAAGGAAGTAGAGGGAGGTGAGGAGAGGCGATTCGGGGTACCTGGGTCTCTCGGGTGAGGGGGCGGGACTGCGCGGGGGTGGGGTGCGAGGCACAGCAGCCTTGGGGGCGATCGAGGCGGCAGGGACCAAACCATGGGCTATGTGTTTCTACACACAAACGGACATACATGCGGGAGatcacacacaacaacacacacgaAAGCATATAGAGGCGAGTGTGACGACGCAAATATGGTAATTTCTTAATGTAGTGTTTTAGAGCACATTTGTCATGTCCGCTCCTGCCCTGTCTCGTCAGTCCCATCCCGTCTTTTGCTATGTCATCATTTCTTTACACATGTTGTGAGATAGGAAACTCCTGTGTAAGGTGACACTGTTGTTGTAACGTTACTCTGTTATACTGCTGAAGTTGTTTTTCGTTTGCTCGATTCCCTCTTTCCTCTCCGTTTACTCAGTCCCCTTTCAAACATTAGACATGCAACAACGTCAATACCAAAGTATACAAAAACAACTTTAGTGGAGTAACACTCacgaattgtttgtttttctccctccAGGGGTTCAGCTTCAACATGGCTGACGGTGTGTGTCTCCGAAGTATTTCTAACTTGTAGAAACGCTGTTATGTCTGGCGGACATTCAAACGCAACGCGCCTACTGTTATCGTTTAGCTGTTAACTTATTACAACAGTTTCCGGCTTTTAAGTGCAGTGTAGTATGTCGTTTTATggccaaattaatgctaatcATTCAGGCTGCTACTTGTAGCGTCTTCGTATCGAGACGCTTCTCCGCCATACCGCACCTCTCTTCATCCGCCGCTCGGATTGGCTCACCTCTTCCTCTCTGTCCAATAGGGGACGCGTTTGATTTTGCCTAGCAACCACCTCTCTTGGTAATTTTCTTTGTCTGTAGGTGGCGATAAGCTTCCATGAACAACACAAAAAATCTTATCCACGATTATTTTGaaagtttaatttgttcattcattcattcatcttccgtaccgcttgatcctcactaggggtcgcgggggtgctgggtgctgcccagccgtctccgggcaattCACGTCATATATTGCATACAGTTACattaattttaaatattaacAAACGTTTCACCTACAATCCATAATGGCGCAGTTGTACACACTGTAGCTACATGCATTGGGGGGGGAGACAGATGAGAAAATGTTCCCTTTGTCAACATTTGGACTTAAAAGGGAAGTCAAACCAAAACTTTCCTTTATACGttgtgattaatattgcatatgTGGAATACGTgttaagcagtaaaaaaaaagttttgtccatctcaggggtccgccattttgccactttgacTGAAAATTACTTTGCAGTTGCTCAGCACAGGGAAAGACCAAttatggctcagcttcagaaaaacacatgagctgtgattggttgttacc
This Hippocampus zosterae strain Florida chromosome 4, ASM2543408v3, whole genome shotgun sequence DNA region includes the following protein-coding sequences:
- the cep89 gene encoding centrosomal protein of 89 kDa isoform X3, with product MLKLNPWREKNKQFKHIAHGLVPAASIAPKAAVPRTPPPRSPAPSPERPRSALAAAILSSSLTGQTWVLPQARPRSFSESDQSECLLSERNIYTRDRWSEGFLARPPLSSSNHSEEELQHQAAEEEEGEEVEDGRGGMEEEEYVYRTLDSRKKSSDMEALVCALALKHSTSLPQSSPMLTSRESSPEFQRENINVLPQASGSKKLKKRKDSTEKKEDMPSTSHPKEPKAQSKLPRQSKVLTEDCEAVKALTEKNALLEEKLRHLEQEVSRGRAQPIRTSPTVMRAELHDARQQAQELVDENDALKRTVHRLSVELSAYQTKYRILNKQESSRLSSLPKTGSPPPWLVDMKYLSPLMLAYEDMLNEKDALLRTAEEEVKKLRVHVEEVVKENEMFHREMAKKTRGLSQEECHQVQQLAMLVLQENQLLSEQLEALNAKTEAEHSKHLSEVFPFFPCAVSGVSKRLMLLEADNQRLQEQVDESRREAQQSEREVLTLRTCLQDAVTWDEHCSISGKLRRQLEQEQSKNRSEEDEAQALRHQNQSLRADNAKLMAAVERAQEELEKSRQANRRTKRHLSALKQQKDECVLKEGKTRTYLEAVVSVADRISQERDQLVHMASILQQEKQGFIGSILNGTVRFGKLQERVKVYRRLASSRLAALEEDAADKAASHRWEMLHLQRLLGERQQAEERLLQSKRDVEEELEVVWQAATRENQQIKESLWHSGPAGDILLRAFADSVSPERPLSFLKEQDCDDKTRQGLDFYS
- the cep89 gene encoding centrosomal protein of 89 kDa isoform X4; this encodes MLKLNPWREKNKQFKHIAHGLVPAASIAPKAAVPRTPPPRSPAPSPERPRSALAAAILSSSLTGQTWVLPQARPRSFSESDQSECLLSERNIYTRDRWSEGFLARPPLSSSNHSEEELQHQAAEEEEGEEVEDGRGGMEEEEYVYRTLDSRKKSSDMEALVCALALKHSTSLPQSSPMLTSRESSPEFQRENINVLPQASGSKKLKKRKDSTEKKEDMPSTSHPKEPKAQSKLPRQSKVLTEDCEAVKALTEKNALLEEKLRHLEQEVSRGRAQPIRTSPTVMRAELHDARQQAQELVDENDALKRTVHRLSVELSAYQTKYRILNKQESSRLSSLPKTGSPPPWLVDMKYLSPLMLAYEDMLNEKDALLRTAEEEVKKLRVHVEEVVKENEMFHREMAKKTRGLSQEECHQVQQLAMLVLQENQLLSEQLEALNAKTEAEHSKHLSEVSGVSKRLMLLEADNQRLQEQVDESRREAQQSEREVLTLRTCLQDAVTWDEHCSISGKLRRQLEQEQSKNRSEEDEAQALRHQNQSLRADNAKLMAAVERAQEELEKSRQANRRTKRHLSALKQQKDECVLKEGKTRTYLEAVVSVADRISQERDQLVHMASILQQEKQGFIGSILNGTVRFGKLQERVKVYRRLASSRLAALEEDAADKAASHRWEMLHLQRLLGERQQAEERLLQSKRDVEEELEVVWQAATRENQQIKESLWHSGPAGDILLRAFADSVSPERPLSFLKEQDCDDKTRQGLDFYS
- the cep89 gene encoding centrosomal protein of 89 kDa isoform X5, encoding MEEEEYVYRTLDSRKKSSDMEALVCALALKHSTSLPQSSPMLTSRESSPEFQRENINVLPQASGSKKLKKRKDSTEKKEDMPCRHLSSISCAATSHPKEPKAQSKLPRQSKVLTEDCEAVKALTEKNALLEEKLRHLEQEVSRGRAQPIRTSPTVMRAELHDARQQAQELVDENDALKRTVHRLSVELSAYQTKYRILNKQESSRLSSLPKTGSPPPWLVDMKYLSPLMLAYEDMLNEKDALLRTAEEEVKKLRVHVEEVVKENEMFHREMAKKTRGLSQEECHQVQQLAMLVLQENQLLSEQLEALNAKTEAEHSKHLSEVFPFFPCAVSGVSKRLMLLEADNQRLQEQVDESRREAQQSEREVLTLRTCLQDAVTWDEHCSISGKLRRQLEQEQSKNRSEEDEAQALRHQNQSLRADNAKLMAAVERAQEELEKSRQANRRTKRHLSALKQQKDECVLKEGKTRTYLEAVVSVADRISQERDQLVHMASILQQEKQGFIGSILNGTVRFGKLQERVKVYRRLASSRLAALEEDAADKAASHRWEMLHLQRLLGERQQAEERLLQSKRDVEEELEVVWQAATRENQQIKESLWHSGPAGDILLRAFADSVSPERPLSFLKEQDCDDKTRQGLDFYS
- the cep89 gene encoding centrosomal protein of 89 kDa isoform X1, coding for MLKLNPWREKNKQFKHIAHGLVPAASIAPKAAVPRTPPPRSPAPSPERPRSALAAAILSSSLTGQTWVLPQARPRSFSESDQSECLLSERNIYTRDRWSEGFLARPPLSSSNHSEEELQHQAAEEEEGEEVEDGRGGMEEEEYVYRTLDSRKKSSDMEALVCALALKHSTSLPQSSPMLTSRESSPEFQRENINVLPQASGSKKLKKRKDSTEKKEDMPCRHLSSISCAATSHPKEPKAQSKLPRQSKVLTEDCEAVKALTEKNALLEEKLRHLEQEVSRGRAQPIRTSPTVMRAELHDARQQAQELVDENDALKRTVHRLSVELSAYQTKYRILNKQESSRLSSLPKTGSPPPWLVDMKYLSPLMLAYEDMLNEKDALLRTAEEEVKKLRVHVEEVVKENEMFHREMAKKTRGLSQEECHQVQQLAMLVLQENQLLSEQLEALNAKTEAEHSKHLSEVFPFFPCAVSGVSKRLMLLEADNQRLQEQVDESRREAQQSEREVLTLRTCLQDAVTWDEHCSISGKLRRQLEQEQSKNRSEEDEAQALRHQNQSLRADNAKLMAAVERAQEELEKSRQANRRTKRHLSALKQQKDECVLKEGKTRTYLEAVVSVADRISQERDQLVHMASILQQEKQGFIGSILNGTVRFGKLQERVKVYRRLASSRLAALEEDAADKAASHRWEMLHLQRLLGERQQAEERLLQSKRDVEEELEVVWQAATRENQQIKESLWHSGPAGDILLRAFADSVSPERPLSFLKEQDCDDKTRQGLDFYS
- the cep89 gene encoding centrosomal protein of 89 kDa isoform X2, whose translation is MLKLNPWREKNKQFKHIAHGLVPAASIAPKAAVPRTPPPRSPAPSPERPRSALAAAILSSSLTGQTWVLPQARPRSFSESDQSECLLSERNIYTRDRWSEGFLARPPLSSSNHSEEELQHQAAEEEEGEEVEDGRGGMEEEEYVYRTLDSRKKSSDMEALVCALALKHSTSLPQSSPMLTSRESSPEFQRENINVLPQASGSKKLKKRKDSTEKKEDMPCRHLSSISCAATSHPKEPKAQSKLPRQSKVLTEDCEAVKALTEKNALLEEKLRHLEQEVSRGRAQPIRTSPTVMRAELHDARQQAQELVDENDALKRTVHRLSVELSAYQTKYRILNKQESSRLSSLPKTGSPPPWLVDMKYLSPLMLAYEDMLNEKDALLRTAEEEVKKLRVHVEEVVKENEMFHREMAKKTRGLSQEECHQVQQLAMLVLQENQLLSEQLEALNAKTEAEHSKHLSEVSGVSKRLMLLEADNQRLQEQVDESRREAQQSEREVLTLRTCLQDAVTWDEHCSISGKLRRQLEQEQSKNRSEEDEAQALRHQNQSLRADNAKLMAAVERAQEELEKSRQANRRTKRHLSALKQQKDECVLKEGKTRTYLEAVVSVADRISQERDQLVHMASILQQEKQGFIGSILNGTVRFGKLQERVKVYRRLASSRLAALEEDAADKAASHRWEMLHLQRLLGERQQAEERLLQSKRDVEEELEVVWQAATRENQQIKESLWHSGPAGDILLRAFADSVSPERPLSFLKEQDCDDKTRQGLDFYS